The following proteins are co-located in the Methylomonas sp. 11b genome:
- a CDS encoding bifunctional diguanylate cyclase/phosphodiesterase: MTRPYYFSRFSRILWLNLAMFVIFAIAFAIYVRAEKQIDRANEIRLESHLLADEFRQSSNDLSHVARSYVATGDSIFKRYYQDIIDIRDGKLPRPENYHDMYWDLAIANGHLAPQSGSQALALLELMRQAGFSEQEMAKMAEATADSAALIQIERTAMDMVDSNQEMPNATWRQANLMLHDAAYHQAKAKVMQSIIEAFELMDLRTQQSVIARARIAFWLRMVFVLFGVMLILTLWRAYRTLHAILGASVDELHDQIVRLGSGDFSETISVGEGMRNSVLGWLAETQSSLATVEAARRSAEAKNLRLTQLYAALSQCNQAIVRCTSEAELFPQICRDAVVFGGMKMAWIGMLDQASQSIKPVACYGIGIEYLDGIAISIDENLPTGRGPTGIAVREDRPYWCQDFQHDPATIAWHARGAKFDWQASAALPLHRNGKPAGAFMLYGDEINVFDDAARSLLLEMAMDIDHAIGGFERETERQQAQQMESLRVFMLERLNGNLQLMDVLRDVVTELEIFLTDSLCSILLVDEDQRLRIGAAPSLPDFYNQAIDGLKIGAGLGSCGNTAYTGERTIAENLAEHPYWQPFLALAERAGLAACWSEPVLSAGKKVLGTFAIYHRHPAVPNKHELRLLEMVAHFIALAIERKQAEEHIYYLANYDSLTGLPNRSQLDDHLKYALSLAKRSNGHLALMFLDLDHFKNVNDTLGHSVGDALLVELADRLCAVLREEDTVTRLGGDEFIFLLPGTDAGGAANVAQKLLDAIAEPYRIEELDLTMSASIGIALYPDDGEDLESLSKSADVAMYRVKTDGRHGYRFFTPEMQARAQRNLQLVNALCHALDRQQLHVYYQPQADIHSGRVIGVEALLRWRHPEFGMVSPAEFIPVAEDSGLILPIGEWVLQTAVRQAKTCLDQGLGPLIMAVNLSAAQFSHPALPEMVSRILEKEGLPPEYLELELTEGVSMQNPEAAVAVMNNLHERGVRMSIDDFGTGYSSLSYLKKFKVYKLKIDQSFVRDISTDSEDKAIVSAVISLAGSLGLRTIAEGVETVEQREFLREQGCQEIQGYLFSKPMPSDQFELFLRQSVIDSTRTS; encoded by the coding sequence ATGACGCGTCCGTATTACTTTTCCCGGTTTTCTCGAATTTTGTGGCTGAATCTGGCCATGTTTGTGATTTTCGCCATCGCATTCGCGATTTACGTGCGCGCAGAGAAGCAAATTGATCGCGCCAACGAAATCCGCTTAGAGTCACATTTACTGGCCGACGAGTTTCGGCAATCTTCCAACGATCTCTCCCATGTGGCGCGCAGCTATGTAGCCACCGGCGATTCAATCTTCAAACGATATTATCAAGACATTATCGACATTCGCGACGGCAAACTGCCCCGGCCCGAAAATTATCACGACATGTATTGGGATTTGGCGATTGCCAATGGTCATCTCGCACCGCAATCAGGCAGTCAAGCGCTTGCCTTGCTGGAGTTGATGCGGCAAGCCGGGTTTTCCGAGCAGGAAATGGCGAAAATGGCCGAAGCCACTGCCGATTCCGCGGCTCTCATTCAAATAGAGCGCACGGCGATGGACATGGTTGATTCGAATCAGGAAATGCCCAACGCTACCTGGCGTCAGGCCAATCTGATGCTACACGATGCGGCTTACCACCAAGCAAAAGCGAAAGTCATGCAGTCGATCATCGAAGCCTTCGAATTGATGGACCTGCGCACGCAACAGAGCGTGATTGCCAGAGCGCGTATTGCCTTCTGGTTGCGGATGGTATTCGTGCTGTTTGGGGTAATGTTGATTTTGACGCTTTGGCGGGCGTATCGGACTTTACACGCGATATTGGGCGCGTCGGTCGATGAATTGCACGATCAGATCGTTCGTTTGGGTAGCGGCGATTTTTCCGAAACTATTTCGGTTGGCGAGGGCATGCGCAACAGCGTGTTGGGCTGGCTGGCGGAAACTCAGTCAAGTTTGGCAACTGTCGAAGCCGCGCGTCGGAGTGCCGAAGCGAAAAATCTGCGCTTGACCCAATTGTATGCCGCATTAAGTCAATGTAATCAAGCCATTGTTCGCTGTACCAGCGAGGCCGAATTATTCCCGCAAATCTGCCGCGATGCGGTGGTCTTTGGCGGCATGAAAATGGCCTGGATCGGAATGCTTGACCAAGCCAGCCAATCGATCAAACCGGTTGCTTGTTACGGCATCGGCATCGAATACCTGGATGGCATTGCAATATCGATAGACGAGAACCTGCCGACCGGGCGTGGACCAACCGGTATCGCGGTTAGAGAGGACAGGCCATACTGGTGCCAGGATTTTCAACATGACCCTGCTACCATTGCCTGGCATGCGCGTGGGGCAAAATTCGATTGGCAGGCTTCCGCTGCCTTACCCTTGCATCGCAATGGCAAGCCGGCTGGCGCATTTATGTTGTACGGCGATGAAATAAATGTGTTTGACGATGCCGCGCGCAGTTTGTTGTTGGAAATGGCCATGGACATCGATCATGCCATCGGCGGCTTCGAGCGCGAGACCGAACGTCAGCAAGCGCAGCAGATGGAAAGTTTGCGGGTGTTTATGCTGGAGCGACTCAACGGTAACTTACAGCTGATGGATGTTTTGCGGGATGTTGTCACCGAACTTGAAATATTCCTGACAGATAGTCTGTGTTCGATTTTGCTGGTGGATGAGGATCAGCGTTTACGAATAGGCGCGGCGCCAAGTCTCCCGGATTTTTACAATCAGGCGATTGACGGCCTAAAGATAGGTGCCGGGCTTGGATCGTGCGGCAATACCGCATACACCGGGGAAAGGACTATCGCTGAAAATCTTGCCGAGCATCCGTATTGGCAGCCTTTTCTGGCGTTGGCGGAACGGGCAGGCTTGGCGGCATGCTGGTCGGAACCGGTGCTTTCTGCCGGGAAAAAAGTGCTGGGCACCTTTGCGATTTATCATCGTCACCCTGCCGTTCCTAACAAACATGAATTGCGCTTGCTGGAAATGGTCGCGCATTTTATCGCCCTGGCTATCGAACGCAAGCAGGCAGAAGAGCACATTTATTATTTGGCCAATTACGACTCGCTCACCGGCTTACCGAATCGCAGTCAATTGGACGATCATTTGAAATATGCATTGAGTTTGGCTAAACGGAGTAACGGCCACTTAGCGCTAATGTTTCTTGATCTCGATCATTTCAAAAATGTTAACGATACCCTGGGGCATAGCGTCGGCGATGCGCTGTTGGTGGAATTAGCCGATCGGCTTTGTGCCGTGCTGCGCGAAGAAGATACCGTGACGCGTTTGGGCGGCGACGAATTTATTTTCCTGTTACCGGGCACCGATGCCGGTGGGGCGGCGAATGTCGCGCAAAAATTACTGGATGCGATAGCGGAGCCTTACCGAATTGAGGAATTGGATTTGACGATGAGCGCATCGATCGGCATAGCCTTGTATCCGGACGATGGCGAGGACCTGGAAAGCCTGTCCAAAAGTGCGGATGTTGCGATGTACCGGGTCAAAACCGATGGTCGACACGGTTACCGCTTTTTTACGCCGGAAATGCAAGCCCGTGCCCAGCGCAATCTGCAACTGGTTAATGCCTTATGCCATGCCTTGGATCGCCAACAACTGCATGTTTATTATCAACCGCAGGCGGATATTCATAGTGGGCGCGTGATCGGTGTGGAAGCCTTGTTGCGCTGGCGGCATCCCGAGTTTGGCATGGTTTCGCCGGCCGAATTCATTCCGGTGGCAGAAGACAGCGGACTGATTCTGCCTATCGGTGAGTGGGTGTTGCAAACGGCGGTGCGGCAAGCGAAAACCTGCCTTGATCAGGGGCTGGGGCCTTTGATCATGGCGGTCAATCTATCGGCTGCTCAATTTAGTCATCCGGCCTTGCCGGAGATGGTTTCGCGTATTTTGGAAAAGGAAGGCTTGCCGCCCGAGTATTTGGAGCTGGAGTTGACCGAAGGGGTGTCGATGCAAAACCCCGAAGCTGCGGTGGCGGTGATGAATAATCTGCATGAGCGTGGCGTACGCATGTCTATCGACGACTTCGGCACCGGTTATTCGTCATTGAGTTATCTGAAGAAATTTAAAGTATACAAGTTGAAGATCGACCAATCTTTTGTCCGTGACATCAGTACCGATTCGGAAGATAAAGCCATCGTCAGCGCGGTGATCAGCCTGGCCGGCAGCCTGGGTTTGCGAACCATAGCCGAAGGTGTGGAAACGGTCGAACAGCGGGAGTTCTTGCGCGAACAGGGCTGTCAGGAGATTCAAGGCTATTTATTCAGCAAGCCAATGCCTAGCGACCAATTTGAGCTGTTTTTGCGGCAAAGCGTCATCGATTCGACTAGAACGTCTTGA